In Paludibaculum fermentans, the genomic stretch CGCGCGGAGTCGCCAATCCATTCCGTGATTCGCTCGATCTCCGGAGCACCGATCCCTAACGGCGGTCCGCTGACCCTAGCCCCGCGCCAAAGATGAAGCACGAATCGCTCTCCGTCACTCAGGTTTGCTCCGTTACCGGTAAACTCCTCAATAGCGTTGAGGACCGTCTCTATCAGCCTCTCAGGCAACTGATCCGAGGCAGCTCTCATCGAGAGATACAACAGGAAGTCGAATAGTCCCTCGCGATCGAACTGCGCTCCCGAAGCGATCAACGTCCGGGCAATGGCCGCGACGGCATAGTTGGCCTGCCACACCCGCGTATTCAGGTAGTCGGGACTGGAGCCCAGCAGCGTTTCCAGATAACGCTCAGCCGCGGCCAGCATCATCCGCCCTCGTCGCGGAGGGTCGAGCGCCAACACTTCCCGGCCCGCCGCGAAATTGCCGAGAACGGGGTTGTGGTAACTGTCGGCTTCCAGGATCTCTGTCAGTAGTTCCGTCAGCTTGCCGTGCTCCCAACTCAGCGGGGATCCGGGGGGTAGTGGGAAACGGTCCGGCTCAATCTGAACGCCGGTGTGCTCTGGAACGGTATTCGTGATCCCAAGCGCCAGCTTGAGGTTGTTCAGGACCAAGGGCGTGCCCACCGGCGCGGGCTCGGGCGGCGGAGCGGCCGTCCTGGGCGGTTCCACCTCTTCTGTCGCAAGCCCCGCCCGCCCGCAAATCTGCTCGAGCGTCGTGCCCATCCGGCTGGACTCCCGGTTGTGCGAACTTCGCAGCGCTACCGCAAAGGCGCGCGTAGCCTCGCGCAGCTCCGTGTCCAGTTCATGCGCGGCTATGTAGCGTTGAATTGCCTGGGTCAACATCGAGACCGAAACCTGATAAAAGCTCGGATGGTTGGGTCCGATGCACCATTCGATCAAAGCCAACAGGTCACTCCTCGTGAAAGGCAGCGCCCGGCGCAGCAGTGCGGAGATCAGCGATTCCACCGCCTGCCGCGGAGTCCACCACCGGATCCACTCGGGGTGCGTTTGCGGATTGAGGCGGTCCATGTCCGTCTTGCCTTCTGCACGAACTCGCGCCACCTGCGCATCGAAGTAACTTACCTGCTCCAGGCAGGCCAGGATCAACCGCCTGGCTCCCTCCGGCGGCGTCTCCCACAGAATGCGGCCGCTCTCCGTGGACTTTATCTCGAGTGGTCGGAAGAACCCGCCGTAGGCCACCGGCCGCGCCACATCGCGAATCCAGCGGCTGATGGCCTCATGCTCGGAGCCAAGCGGATGGCCGGCTTGCGGCGGAAACTCCTCGATCTTCGCCACGGCTTAGCCCCCTACCAACGGCACGAGCTTGACGAAACTGATCTTCGTAGAAGGTCCGGCCGCGATCTCCTCGTCCAGGCTCTCCACCTGCCGGTCGTCGACGATCACGAAGTAGGCATTCCGGGCAAACCCGTCCAGCGCCCGCGCAAACTGCGCCTCCCAATCAATCGGCGCGCGTTTCCGGAAGCGAGGCTCCGCCTTGTCGCTGTTGAGGACCCGTTCCGTCTCGGTTGGTTGAACCAGGCCCTGGAATGCCTTTCCATCATCGCGGCGGTTGAACGCCCGCACCTCCTGATGGACGCGTTCCCTGATCAGCTCGCGGACCGTAATTCGTTCGGTCAGGAACTCGACCGACACTTCGTGCAGGGACTGACCCGAAGGCGTTTCGTCCCGGATGCAAAGCAGCATTCTGGAATCCTCGCGGCGAAAGCCGAAGCAATTTCCGTCAGTACTCACGGATGAACTTCAGATTGTACCGGGAATTCTGCCGCAATGACTCAGGCCAGCCTCCGCCCCCCGCGAGGCCCTCAGCGCTCGCAACCGCGCTGCAAACCGCGACTGGCAAGGAGTCCCCCATGGCCCTGCGGGCCGCCAAAGCGAATGAAGCCGGGCCCCCACATCCCCAGTCCCGGAGCGCAGCGACGGGCTACGCGGGCGGCTTCAACGGAGTGGTCCGCGGACACATGCGCCTCTCTTGACCCCAGCCAGGCGCCTTTTGCGACCTGCCCGGCCAGACGGTGCCCGCCGCGACAGAAGAATATCTCTCTTCAAATCAACCGCTTCCCAAAAACCGTGCCGAAAAGCCGGGGATCGGCCTGCTATCATCTCCGCGGATCCGGAGGGTGTGTCCGCCCGGGTCCCAGTCGTGGGGCACCCGGTGCCGCGCGAAGGCTCTTTGACATTTAAACCGCCGCGTCGCCTGGGGCCGCCCCACGCCCGCACTCATTCGAAAAATTCGCATTCGAACCAATTAACTAATTAATTATCAATAAGATGCGTTTTCAAACGAACCCAACGCAACCGCCTACCCCGCCGCCGCCAGGATCTTCTCCAGCGGCCACTCCCCCAGTTCCCCAATCCGCTCCAGCGACACATCCGCCGCCTCATACTGCGCATTGGCTTTCACATCGAGGGCATAGTGACCCTGCCTCACAAACACAGTCGTCACCTTCTTGCCCCAGACGCGTTTGATCGCCGCCAGGATCCTTAGCTTGTCGTCCACCACCACATAATGCTCCGCCGGATACCGCGCCTCGACATCGGCCAGTTCCAGCTCCTTGTGGACGTAGATCAACACGTTCTTGTCGAACGCCTCATACAACCCGGACCGGAAGACCTTCTGAGGCTGGAACACCACATCCCCGTCCGTCAGGATCACCGCCGTGCCCCACTGCTGCACGTGCGCCACCGCATCCAGCGATCCTGGAAACAACCGGTTCGCGAACGGATACCCGGAGAGGTAATACGACACCGCCAGCAGGTTGGGTTCGTGCGGATACTCGATGCGGTACCGCTGCAGCGCGCCCAGGTAATCCGCATACCCCAACTCGGCCCGGATCTCTTCAAAGAGCTGCCAGTACCGCCGCGCCAGCTCCGGGCCGATGGTCCCGTCCAGGTGCCGCCGCAGGTCGGCGGACACCCGGTCGTGGTTCAGCAGCGTGTTGTCGACGTCAAAGAGGAAAACTACCTTGCCGGCTGCCATGCGGGACCCTCGATTCTTACGCCACCGTGATCGAACTATCCAGGTACACGTCCTGGATCGTGTTCAGCAGTTCCACGCCTTCCTTCATTGGCCGCTGGAACGCCTTGCGGCCCGAGATCAGGCCCGTACCGCCCGCGCGCTTGTTGATCACCGCGGTCGCCACGGCCTCCGCGAAATCGTTCGCACCCGATGCGCCGCCGCTATTGATCAGGCCCGCGCGGCCCATGTAGCAGTTCGCCACCTGGTAACGCGTCAGGTCGATCGGATGGTCGCTGGTCAGCTCGCTGTAAATCCGCTTGTCCAACTTCCCGTAGCTCGAATCGCCCGCGTTCAACGCCAGGTATCCGCCGTTGTTCTCCGGCAGCTTCTGCTTGATGATGTCCGCCTCGATCGTCACGCCCAGGTGGTTGGCCTGGCCCGTCAGGTCGGCCGACACGTGGTAGTCCTTGTCCTTCTTGAACGCGTTGTTGCGCAGGTAGCACCACAGCACCGTCGCCATGCCATACTCATGCGCCAGCGCAAACGCCTGGCTCACTTCCACAATCTGCCGCGAGCTCTGGTCGGACCCGAAGTAGATGGTCGCGCCAATCGCCGCCGCGCCCATGTCATAGGCCTGCTTCACCGTGCCGAACATGATCTGGTCCGCCTTGTTCGGATACGTCAGCAGTTCGTTGTGGTTCACCTTCACGATGAATGGGATCTTGTGCGCGTACTTCCGGGACACAATCCCCAACACGCCAAAGGTGGACGCCACCGCGTTGCAGCCGCCGTAAACGGCCAGCCTTACGATGTTCTCGGCATCGAAGTAGTCCGGGTTCTTCGCGAAGCTCGCGCCGCCGGAATGCTCGATCCCCTGGTCGACGGGCAGGATCGACAGGTATCCGGTCCCGGCCAGGCGGCCCGACTGGAACATCCACTGGAGGTTGCCCAACACCCGGTTGTTGCGGTCGGAGTGGACGTAAATGCGATCGACAAAGTCCGGCCCGGGTACATGCAGCCGCTCTTTCGAAATCTTCGGTTCAGAGAAGCCCAGCAGTGATTCGGCGTGGCTGCCCAGCAATTCAACAATCTTGGTAGAGCTCATTTCTTCTCCTTGAGGAAAGGTGGTGCGTCTCCGGTGATCAGCCGGCGGCGGATTCCCATTCATCCGCTCTGCGCCGCGTCAGGCATCCCTGTCCTGGATCGGCGCGTACCCCTCTATTCGCCCAGCATGACACACTCCACCCGCGCCTCGGATCCCCCATTTGAGCAGGGACCTGTCCATTTCGGCCCGTCCTGGTGTACAGTGGCCTTGACTTCCTCCGCCGGACGCCGCCGTCGACCCCGCCCGGTGCAGCCTTCGAAAAGGAGCTCCGTATGACCCGCCGCGAACTCTTCGCTCTCCCCGCCGCAGCCGCCCTCGGGCTCGCCAAACCGGCCCCCGCCTCCACCGTGGCCATCGCCCGCTCGCGCGCCTACGACGCCAAAATCTACGACACGCTCCGCACCATGTTCGACCAGGTGGGCGGCCTCGCCCCCATCGTCCGCAACAAGACCGTCGCCCTCAAGCTGAATCTCACCGGCAACCCCGCGCGCTTCCCCGTCAAAGCCGAACTGCCCTATCGCACCGACCCCGGCAGCGTCCTGGCCACCTGCCAGTTGATGGCGCGCGCCGGAGCTAAGCGCATCCGCATCCTCGAGAGCTTCTTCCCCGCCAAGTCCGACCGCGAACTCTGGGCCCGCTACGGCCTCGACATCCAGGCCATCGAAAACTGCGGAACCAAGGTCGAATGGGAGAACACCAACAACCTCGGCCTCGCCACCCAGTACACCCGTATGAAGGTGCCCGGCAGCGGCCGCATCTTCCCCTCCTACGACCTCAACCACTCCTTCGCCGACTGCGATGCCTACGTCTCCATGTCCAAGCTGAAGAACCACTGGCTGGCCGGCGTCACCATGACGATGAAGAACAACTTCGGCCTCACACCCTGCTCCCTCTACGGCGGCGACGCAGGGCCCAGCGGGAATGAGGACCCCCGCCAGGAGCGTGGTCCGGTCGGCCACAACGGCACCCGTACGCCACCCAAGGGCGTCCCGCAGGAGATCGACCTCAGCACCCCGCGCGAGCCCGGCTTCCGCATCCCGCGCATCGTCGTCGACCTCTGCTCCATCCGCCCCGTCGACCTGTCCATCGTTGATGGCATCGAGACCATCCGCGGCGGCGAAGGCGAGTGGAACCAGGGCGTCGAGATCATGAAGCCCGGCCTGCTGCTCGTCGGGCGCAACATGGTCTGTACCGATACCGTCTGCACGGCCGTCATGGGTTACGACCCGCGCGCCGCCCGCGGCCAGGGCCCGTTCATCCGCGGCGACAATACCCTGCTGCTGGCCGAAGCCGCCGGCCTTGGTTCCGCCCGTCTGGAAGACATCGAAATCGCGGGCCTCAAGCTCAAGGACGCCAAGGTCGACTTCGGCCCCGGCGCCATCGGCAAACGCGTCTTTGCCGCCTGATCGAGACCGTTACTGCTGGGCCGCCGGAGGCTGCGCCTGCGCTGAGTCCGTCCGGCCTTGCGCGTAGTAACCCGACCGCGCGTGGACTTCGGCTTTGGGATACCGGCGCCGGGCCTCGGCGCTCAGCTCCACCTGCAGCCTCCGGAATGCCCCTTCCGGCGCCGGCGTTGCCGTGATCCCCAGGCTGTAACGATTGCGGATCCGCTCCAGCATCTCCTGGAACCGGGCACCCGCCTTGTCCGCCCGCAGCACCTCGCCGCCCGTGTCCTCCGCCAGGCGGAAGACGTTCGCCGGCGTAAAGTCTGTGTTCACATCCGCGCCCTTCGGCATCGCCGGAGGCGGCTTCGTCCCTGGAGCGACAATCGCGTTCAGTACCGTGTCGTTCTCCGACAGCGCCCGCACCACCTTCTCGTCCGGCAACTGGTAGTGCACTCCGCCGTTGTCCGTCAGGATGATCAGGGCCCGGCGACCGGCGAACGGAGGCTGCTGCTTCAGATAGTCCGTCACCTGCAGGATCGAATCGTTGATCGCCGTCCCGGCCCCCAGGTTGTGGTCCATCGGAGCGTCCTGCAAAGCCACCACCGCCAGCCGCTTCTCCCCCGTCAGCTCCTGGGTGAATTCGGCCCGCCGCGAGAACAGCGCCACCGCGATCTGGTCCTCCGGCTTCAGGCTGGACAGCGCTTCCTGCGCCACGGTCGCCATCTCCCGCAGCAGCTTGCCCATGCTGCCCGACACGTCCAGCAACAACAATACCTGCAGTGGTTCGGACTCCTGCCCGAAGTACTCGATGTGCCGCTCGACCGCTTCTTCCTTCAGGACGAAGTCCGACGATTTCAGCCCAGGGAGTGGTTGCTTGTTGTTCACCACCTGGACGTCGATCCGCACCAGCGTGGTTCCCGCCTTGAAGGTGGGTGTCTCGTTTGATTCGGTCCCTGGCTTGGCGGCTTCCGGAGCCTTTGGCGCCGCCTCTTCCGCGGGCGCCTGGACCGGCTTCGGGGTCTCCACCTTGCGCCATCCGCCGCCGGGCGGACGAGGCGGTTGCGGAGCAGGCGATTGCGCCGCCGCCGCCATCGCGGCGAACATAAGTACGAACACCGGCCTCATGAAGAACATTATCGTCGGCACGGCGGGCCATATCGACCATGGCAAGACAACTTTGGTGCGCGCGCTCACCGGCATCGACACGGATCGCCTGGAGGAGGAGAAGCGCCGCGGCATCACTATCGACCTCGGCTTCGCCCACATGGAGCACGCCGGCATCCGCTTCGGCTTCGTCGATGTGCCCGGCCATGAACGGTTTGTGAAGAACATGCTGGCCGGCGCCGGCGGCATCGACATGGTGCTGCTGGTCATCGGCGCCGACGAATCCATCAAGCCGCAAACCCGCGAACACTTCGACATCTGTAGGCTGCTGGACATCCGGCAGGGGCTGGTGGTGCTCACCAAGTCCGACGCCGTCGATGAGGAGATTCTGGAACTGGCTCGCATGGAGGCCGCCGAGTTTGTGGCCGGGTCCTTTCTGGAAGGTGCGCCGATTGTCGCAGTAAGCGGTGTGACGGGCGCCGGCCTCCCCGCGTTGCGTGAGGCTATGACCGCCATGGCCGCCCGCACGAAAGGCCGCGACACCACCGCCCCGTTTCGACTGCCCATCGACCGGTCGTTCACCCTCAAGGGCTTCGGCACCGTGGTGACCGGGACGCTCACCGCCGGCCAGTTGAACGTGGAGCAGGAGGTGGAGGTCCACCCCGGGGGCCGCCGGCTTCGCGTGCGCGGCGTGCAAGTCCATGGCGGAGCAGTGGATAAGGCTTACGCCGGGCAGCGCACGGCCGTGAATCTTGCCGGTGTCGAGGCTTCTGAGTTGAGCCGCGGCATGGTGCTCACCCCGCCCGACCTCTTCCTTCCCACCCAGGCCCTCGACTGTTCATTCACCCTCCTGCCCGGCGCCCAGGCCTTGAAACATCGCGCCCCCATCCACTTTCATGCCGGTACGGCCGAGGTGGAGGCGCAGGTCCGCATGCTGCGCGGAACCGAACCGCTCCAGCCTGGCTCCACCGGCTTCGTCCGGCTGCTGCTCAACGAGCCACTGCTGCTCCTGCCCGGCGACCGCTTCATTGCCCGTATGTTCTCGCCTGTCATCACGATAGGCGGTGGCGTGGTGCTGGATAACGCTCCGCCGCTGCGGATGAAGAAGCCGCTGGTGCTCGACCGCCTCGCCCTACTGGAGGGCGCGCCCCTGCCAGTCCGGATGAGCCTGTTTGCCCAGGAGGATCCCGCCGGCTGCACCGTCGCCGCCCTGGCCGCCCGCGTCGGCGCGACCCCCGAGGCCCTCCACGCCGCCGCCGCGCAGGCCGGGTTAGTCTTCG encodes the following:
- a CDS encoding HAD family hydrolase; this encodes MAAGKVVFLFDVDNTLLNHDRVSADLRRHLDGTIGPELARRYWQLFEEIRAELGYADYLGALQRYRIEYPHEPNLLAVSYYLSGYPFANRLFPGSLDAVAHVQQWGTAVILTDGDVVFQPQKVFRSGLYEAFDKNVLIYVHKELELADVEARYPAEHYVVVDDKLRILAAIKRVWGKKVTTVFVRQGHYALDVKANAQYEAADVSLERIGELGEWPLEKILAAAG
- a CDS encoding VWA domain-containing protein, coding for MRPVFVLMFAAMAAAAQSPAPQPPRPPGGGWRKVETPKPVQAPAEEAAPKAPEAAKPGTESNETPTFKAGTTLVRIDVQVVNNKQPLPGLKSSDFVLKEEAVERHIEYFGQESEPLQVLLLLDVSGSMGKLLREMATVAQEALSSLKPEDQIAVALFSRRAEFTQELTGEKRLAVVALQDAPMDHNLGAGTAINDSILQVTDYLKQQPPFAGRRALIILTDNGGVHYQLPDEKVVRALSENDTVLNAIVAPGTKPPPAMPKGADVNTDFTPANVFRLAEDTGGEVLRADKAGARFQEMLERIRNRYSLGITATPAPEGAFRRLQVELSAEARRRYPKAEVHARSGYYAQGRTDSAQAQPPAAQQ
- a CDS encoding class I fructose-bisphosphate aldolase; this translates as MSSTKIVELLGSHAESLLGFSEPKISKERLHVPGPDFVDRIYVHSDRNNRVLGNLQWMFQSGRLAGTGYLSILPVDQGIEHSGGASFAKNPDYFDAENIVRLAVYGGCNAVASTFGVLGIVSRKYAHKIPFIVKVNHNELLTYPNKADQIMFGTVKQAYDMGAAAIGATIYFGSDQSSRQIVEVSQAFALAHEYGMATVLWCYLRNNAFKKDKDYHVSADLTGQANHLGVTIEADIIKQKLPENNGGYLALNAGDSSYGKLDKRIYSELTSDHPIDLTRYQVANCYMGRAGLINSGGASGANDFAEAVATAVINKRAGGTGLISGRKAFQRPMKEGVELLNTIQDVYLDSSITVA
- the selB gene encoding selenocysteine-specific translation elongation factor, translating into MKNIIVGTAGHIDHGKTTLVRALTGIDTDRLEEEKRRGITIDLGFAHMEHAGIRFGFVDVPGHERFVKNMLAGAGGIDMVLLVIGADESIKPQTREHFDICRLLDIRQGLVVLTKSDAVDEEILELARMEAAEFVAGSFLEGAPIVAVSGVTGAGLPALREAMTAMAARTKGRDTTAPFRLPIDRSFTLKGFGTVVTGTLTAGQLNVEQEVEVHPGGRRLRVRGVQVHGGAVDKAYAGQRTAVNLAGVEASELSRGMVLTPPDLFLPTQALDCSFTLLPGAQALKHRAPIHFHAGTAEVEAQVRMLRGTEPLQPGSTGFVRLLLNEPLLLLPGDRFIARMFSPVITIGGGVVLDNAPPLRMKKPLVLDRLALLEGAPLPVRMSLFAQEDPAGCTVAALAARVGATPEALHAAAAQAGLVFVRAAEPRFIAQAALETCAAGLRLALAGFHKQNPLLRGMPRTSASVPAFLLDTLLGSMKDVVAEEDLLRLGSHRLQLKGEEDEASGRIEALFRDAGLSVPAVNEVLAKSGVDANRARTLLQILLKDKKLVRISTDLIYHAEALIYLKELLTPRKGVRFGVAEFKDWTGVSRKYAIPLLEFLDRERVTRREGDQRMIL
- a CDS encoding DUF362 domain-containing protein; protein product: MTRRELFALPAAAALGLAKPAPASTVAIARSRAYDAKIYDTLRTMFDQVGGLAPIVRNKTVALKLNLTGNPARFPVKAELPYRTDPGSVLATCQLMARAGAKRIRILESFFPAKSDRELWARYGLDIQAIENCGTKVEWENTNNLGLATQYTRMKVPGSGRIFPSYDLNHSFADCDAYVSMSKLKNHWLAGVTMTMKNNFGLTPCSLYGGDAGPSGNEDPRQERGPVGHNGTRTPPKGVPQEIDLSTPREPGFRIPRIVVDLCSIRPVDLSIVDGIETIRGGEGEWNQGVEIMKPGLLLVGRNMVCTDTVCTAVMGYDPRAARGQGPFIRGDNTLLLAEAAGLGSARLEDIEIAGLKLKDAKVDFGPGAIGKRVFAA